One window from the genome of Oryza glaberrima chromosome 3, OglaRS2, whole genome shotgun sequence encodes:
- the LOC127767243 gene encoding UV-B-induced protein At3g17800, chloroplastic-like — protein sequence MHQIPRLPNPTNQPPPRQQKDPQFPRKTLEFDPASQRVGCSPMEAAAAAAAALLSPPAAAAPSRRPGTPGATSLPFARRRGVAAVKGLGRQQLTCRRRGVVVRAASWSPSGPESLPPPPSSSIAPLQMESPVGQFLSQILATHPHLLPAAAEQQLEQLQTDRDAAKDNGGDKPAPSDGDIVLYRRIAEVKEKERKRALEEILYALVVQKFVEAGVSLVPALSHSISSSGRVDQWAESVEGKLEKMHSQEAYEMIENHLALILGQRQADATVAAISKLRVGQVYAASVMYGYFLKRVDQRFQLEKSMKTLPWGSEEEDMLNQVMTTDSRPSPQTSTSHPEMASWTSPNFSAGGPSQSVKPCRLRSYVMSFDSETLQSYATIRSKEAFGIIEKHTEALFGKPEIVITPEGTVDSSKDEHVRISFAGLRRLILEAVTFGSFLWDVESFVDTRYHFVAN from the exons ATGCATCAGATACCTCGATTGCCCaacccaaccaaccaaccaccgCCGCGGCAGCAGAAGGATCCCCAATTTCCGCGAAAAACCCTCGAATTCGACCCGGCATCCCAGCGCGTCGGTTGTTCCCCGatggaggcagcagcagcagccgccgcggcgctcttgtcgccgcccgccgccgccgcgccctcgcgGCGGCCTGGGACTCCCGGTGCTACCTCGCTCCCCTTCGCCCGGAGGCGCGGTGTCGCCGCCGTCAAG GGTCTTGGACGGCAGCAGCTCACCTGCAGAAGGCGAGGCGTCGTCGTGAGGGCggcgtcgtggtcgccgtcgggGCCggagtcgctgccgccgccgccgtcgtcgtcgatcgcGCCGCTCCAGATGGAGTCGCCGGTGGGGCAGTTCCTCTCGCAGATCCTGGCCACGCACCCGCACctgcttcccgccgccgccgagcagcagCTCGAGCAGCTCCAGACCGACCGCGACGCCGCCaaggacaacggcggcgacaAGCCCGCGCCGTCGGACGGCGACATCGTGCTGTACAG GCGGATTGCTGAGGTCAAGGAAAAGGAGCGCAAGAGGGCTTTGGAGGAGATACTCTATGCACTTGTTGTCCAGAAGTTTGTTGAAGCTGGTGTTTCTTTGGTTCCAGCTCTTTCCCACTCTATCAGTTCTTCTGGAAGAGTTGATCAGTGGGCAGAATCTGTGGAAGGGAAACTTGAGAAGATGCATTCACAGGAGGCATATGAAATGATCGAGAACCACCTCGCTCTCATCCTGGGGCAGCGGCAAGCTGATGCCACTGTTGCGGCCATAAGTAAACTCCGAGTTGGTCAGGTGTATGCTGCTTCTGTGATGTATGGTTACTTCCTTAAGAGAGTCGATCAGAGATTTCAGCTCGAGAAGTCAATGAAGACCCTCCCTTGGGGATCAGAAGAGGAAGACATGCTCAACCAAGTTATGACAACGGACTCAAGGCCCTCACCCCAGACTTCTACTTCACATCCAGAGATGGCATCATGGACTTCCCCTAACTTCAGTGCAGGCGGACCTAGCCAATCTGTTAAGCCATGCCGTCTTAGATCGTATGTCATGTCATTTGATTCAGAGACCCTACAAAGTTACGCAACAATCAGGTCCAAGGAGGCATTTGGCATCATCGAGAAGCACACTGAGGCACTATTTGGTAAACCAGAGATTGTAATCACACCTGAAGGCACAGTCGATTCTTCCAAGGATGAACATGTCAGGATAAGTTTCGCAGGGTTGAGAAGGCTGATCTTAGAGGCTGTTACTTTTGGATCCTTCCTTTGGGATGTTGAGAGCTTTGTGGACACCAGGTACCATTTTGTGGCCAACTAG